In the Clostridiales bacterium genome, one interval contains:
- the cas4 gene encoding CRISPR-associated protein Cas4: protein MQEYSEDNYILISGIQHFAFCPRQWALIHIEDVWQDNYLTVGGNILHNKAHDGDSFEKRGNIIIIRGLKISSKLLGVSGQCDVVEFHKSDKGIPINRYDGLWIPYPVEYKRGKIKIDNCDRLQLCAQAVCLEEMLGCQINEGALFYGEIRRREVVNFSKELRDELIQIVKLMHQYFNRQHIPKVKIGKHCKSCSLKDKCLPKLLEKDKKDVRLYLEKNIQ, encoded by the coding sequence ATGCAAGAATATTCTGAAGATAATTATATTTTGATCTCAGGTATTCAGCATTTTGCGTTTTGTCCTCGTCAATGGGCGCTTATTCATATAGAAGATGTTTGGCAAGATAATTATCTTACGGTCGGCGGAAATATACTTCATAATAAGGCCCATGATGGTGATTCATTTGAAAAAAGAGGCAATATTATCATTATTCGCGGCTTGAAGATTAGTTCAAAGCTGCTAGGAGTGTCGGGTCAATGCGATGTTGTAGAGTTTCACAAATCGGATAAAGGTATTCCTATTAATAGATATGACGGTTTATGGATTCCTTATCCGGTTGAATATAAGCGTGGAAAAATTAAAATTGATAATTGCGACAGACTTCAGCTTTGCGCTCAAGCCGTTTGTCTTGAGGAAATGCTTGGGTGTCAAATAAACGAAGGGGCATTGTTTTATGGGGAAATAAGAAGAAGAGAAGTAGTAAACTTTTCAAAAGAGCTTAGAGACGAACTTATTCAAATAGTGAAATTAATGCATCAATATTTTAATCGCCAACATATTCCAAAAGTAAAAATAGGCAAGCATTGCAAAAGCTGCAGCTTGAAAGATAAGTGTTTGCCAAAATTGCTTGAAAAGGACAAAAAAGATGTCAGATTATATTTGGAGAAAAATATACAATGA
- the cas7c gene encoding type I-C CRISPR-associated protein Cas7/Csd2, with product MLNNKIDFAVIFTVKNANPNGDPLGGNRPRTTSEGLGEVSDVCLKRKIRNRLQQMGEKIFVQMDSLSDDGQKSLSDRFNAFIKGIKKEDVPQSVCKQWFDVRAFGQVFAFKKRDGVDEVSLGIRGPVTIQSAFSIEPITIESIQITKSVNSEPTKDGSKSADTMGMKHRVNKAVFATYGSISPQLAELTGFSNEDAEKIKTALTTLFEGDESSARPSGSMEIKKVIWWKHNNKTGQYSSARVHKSIKVDNNGNVEIEPLEGLNPEIIEG from the coding sequence ATGTTAAACAACAAAATTGATTTTGCAGTAATTTTTACGGTAAAAAACGCTAACCCTAATGGAGATCCGCTTGGCGGTAATAGACCGCGAACAACAAGCGAAGGCTTGGGGGAAGTATCAGATGTTTGTTTAAAACGCAAGATTCGTAACCGATTACAACAAATGGGCGAGAAAATTTTTGTCCAAATGGATTCGCTTAGCGATGACGGTCAAAAATCGTTATCTGATAGGTTTAATGCCTTTATAAAAGGAATCAAAAAAGAAGATGTTCCCCAAAGCGTTTGCAAGCAATGGTTTGATGTGCGCGCCTTTGGTCAAGTGTTTGCGTTTAAAAAAAGAGATGGCGTTGATGAGGTATCTCTTGGAATTAGAGGTCCTGTAACTATCCAGTCTGCTTTTTCAATTGAGCCTATAACGATTGAATCTATTCAGATTACAAAATCAGTCAATAGCGAACCCACAAAAGATGGTAGTAAATCTGCTGATACTATGGGTATGAAACATCGGGTTAACAAAGCGGTTTTTGCTACATATGGAAGCATAAGTCCGCAATTAGCGGAATTAACTGGCTTTAGCAATGAGGACGCCGAAAAAATCAAAACAGCGTTGACTACTCTTTTTGAAGGCGATGAATCTTCCGCGCGGCCTAGTGGCTCTATGGAAATTAAAAAGGTTATTTGGTGGAAACATAATAACAAAACGGGACAATATTCTTCTGCAAGGGTTCATAAAAGCATAAAGGTAGATAATAATGGAAATGTGGAAATAGAACCATTAGAAGGATTAAATCCTGAAATTATTGAAGGATAA